Proteins encoded together in one Astatotilapia calliptera chromosome 7, fAstCal1.2, whole genome shotgun sequence window:
- the LOC113025167 gene encoding C-C motif chemokine 4 homolog, with translation MKATVGLLLLLLTVYCCAAAPEALDETAPGECCFYFFTERIPVKNIVSVTKTHSSCLEKAFVIHTAKGRRFCVGHGVTWAQDAFKKEQSSD, from the exons ATGAAGGCCACAGTGggactgctgcttctgctgctcacGGTTTATTGCTGCGCTGCTGCAC ctGAAGCATTGGATGAGACAGCTCCTGGAGAATGCTGTTTCTATTTCTTTACAGAACGCATACCAGTGAAGAACATAGTCTCTGTCACCAAGACTCACAGCAGCTGTCTGGAAAAAGCATTTGT GATCCATACAGCCAAAGGAAGACGCTTCTGCGTGGGCCACGGTGTCACCTGGGCTCAAGATGCTTTTAAGAAAGAGCAGAGCAGTGACTAA
- the LOC113025166 gene encoding C-C motif chemokine 3-like isoform X1 has protein sequence MSLATAEGHHHIQRGVNMKATVGLLLLLLTVYYCAAAPQQLLEMSHGQCCFKFFTGRIPPKKIVSVFKSHSACLEKAFVIGTATGRRICVSQSVTWAQEAFASMTNLQNDYE, from the exons ATGTCGCTTG CAACAGCAGAAGGACATCATCACATCCAGAGAGGAGTAAACATGAAGGCCACAGTGggactgctgcttctgctgctcacGGTTTATTACTGCGCTGCTGCAC ctcAACAATTGCTTGAAATGTCTCATGGACAATGCTGTTTCAAATTCTTTACTGGAAGGATACCACCGAAGAAAATAGTCTCTGTCTTCAAGTCTCACAGCGCCTGTCTGGAAAAAGCATTTGT GATCGGTACAGCCACCGGGAGGCGCATCTGTGTGAGCCAGAGCGTCACCTGGGCTCAAGAAGCTTTTGCATCAATGACCAATCTGCAGAACGATTATGAATAA
- the LOC113025166 gene encoding C-C motif chemokine 3-like isoform X2: MKATVGLLLLLLTVYYCAAAPQQLLEMSHGQCCFKFFTGRIPPKKIVSVFKSHSACLEKAFVIGTATGRRICVSQSVTWAQEAFASMTNLQNDYE, encoded by the exons ATGAAGGCCACAGTGggactgctgcttctgctgctcacGGTTTATTACTGCGCTGCTGCAC ctcAACAATTGCTTGAAATGTCTCATGGACAATGCTGTTTCAAATTCTTTACTGGAAGGATACCACCGAAGAAAATAGTCTCTGTCTTCAAGTCTCACAGCGCCTGTCTGGAAAAAGCATTTGT GATCGGTACAGCCACCGGGAGGCGCATCTGTGTGAGCCAGAGCGTCACCTGGGCTCAAGAAGCTTTTGCATCAATGACCAATCTGCAGAACGATTATGAATAA
- the LOC113025165 gene encoding myb-like protein X, translating to MIDFEETDFILENQKRKRKKDLKKDKKHKTNMTVKPQESIQKKKKNSQLKEEKKERKQKKKEKKKERQRRRLALELGSSVVFKQCGSAQEKPFEKPEASKPQQNEKLKPDCLTQDSKKKCKRKKKVVFEVSPCYIRVKRPKFASSSTKEEAAVKGAESCSQDAVTGNSRDQDSQGTSDDINSQDLFITQKTFRTSLSEPSSGEVNDGALMLSPQVRTQQGECQQLKQFHEESEKWPHDSQPHQLFVQPNPEEPEEGKGHHKIHKQRKKSLLKQENTNLSGEQRVSRSVHLKLSEGHPFLEEPIIVDSSLDLGERSPSCLPHINKSLLPARSTVSSSTQTENFFTTELSSYLSFCQKSRPAVCFDDVKPLDLSLPHRVRKDHRSCLSVMEVNREGEGGMGPSGSSLVKENQVLLGQGETTPSPQLSESDQKSADTTTSSEDSEQPCRAGKLDLIQVRAVQMKLNESFFFKPKGEGRSPRPESPLMKLSQGRDTKRRKSR from the exons ATGATTGACTTTGAGGAGACAGACTTCATTTTGGaaaatcagaaaagaaaaagaaaaaaagatctcaaaaaagacaaaaaacacaaaaccaacaTGACTGTGAAACCACAAGAGAGCatccagaagaaaaagaaaaactcccagctcaaagaagaaaagaaggaaaggaaacaaaagaaaaaggaaaagaagaaagaaaggcaaAGAAGGAGACTGGCCTTAGAGCTAGGTagcagtgttgtatttaaacaGTGCGGTAGTGCCCAGGAAAAACCTTTTGAGAAGCCTGAAGCATCAAAGCCgcaacaaaatgaaaagctgaAGCCTGATTGTCTGACTCAAGACtccaaaaagaaatgcaaaagaaaaaaaaaagtggtgttTGAAGTGTCACCCTGTTACATCCGTGTCAAACGGCCTAAATTTGCGTCATCCTCCACCAAAGAGGAGGCGGCTGTGAAAGGCGCTGAGAGCTGTTCACAGGACGCAGTGACGGGGAACAGCCGCGATCAGGACTCTCAGGGCACCAGTGATGACATCAACAGCCAGGACTTGTTTATTACCCAGAAGACTTTCAGAACATCGCTCTCCGAACCCTCCAGCGGGGAAGTCAATGACGGAGCCCTTATGCTATCTCCTCAGGTGCGAACACAGCAAGGCGAGTGCCAACAGCTTAAACAATTTCATGAAGAATCAGAAAAATGGCCACATGACTCACAGCCTCATCAGCTCTTTGTGCAGCCAAACCCAGAAGAACCTGAAGAAGGTAAAGGACATCATAAGATACATAAGCAGAGAAAAAAGTCCCTtctgaaacaagaaaacacaaacttatcTGGAGAGCAAAGAGTCTCACGTTCAGTGCATTTAAAGCTCAGTGAGGGGCATCCTTTCCTGGAGGAGCCAATCATTGTCGACTCCTCCCTGGATCTTGGAGAGCGTTCCCCTTCATGCCTGCCACATATTAATAAGTCATTACTTCCTGCCAGGTCCACAGTGAGCTCttccacacagacagaaaacttcTTCACCACTGAGCTCTCCTCCTACCTCAGCTTCTGCCAGAAAAGTAGACCAGCTGTTTGTTTCGATGACGTGAAACCTTTAGACCTGAGCCTTCCACACAGGGTGAGAAAAGACCACAGGAGCTGTTTGTCAGTAATGGAGGTCAACCGTGAAGGAGAAGGAGGCATGGGTCCATCTGGGTCTTCACTTGTGAAAGAAAATCAGGTGCTTTTGGGTCAAGGAGAAACAACTCCCAGTCCGCAGTTGTCAGAATCTGATCAAAAGTCTGCTGATACAACGACATCCAGCGAGGACAGCGAGCAGCCGTGCCGCGCTGGCAAGCTGGACCTGATTCAG GTCAGAGCGGTCCAGATGAAACTCAACGAATCCTTCTTTTTCAAACCCAAAGGAGAGGGACGGTCACCCAGGCCTGAGTCACCGCTGATGAAACTCTCTCAGGGCAGAGACACTAAAAGGAGGAAGAGTCGCTGA